The following proteins are co-located in the Eptesicus fuscus isolate TK198812 chromosome 9, DD_ASM_mEF_20220401, whole genome shotgun sequence genome:
- the LOC103298012 gene encoding lysophosphatidylcholine acyltransferase 2B-like, giving the protein MSPLSSSDWGADGWGSSGSLLRSRSLYPPAVANPFLQQTHISAWRWASMLLLGTVLVPVRVSCMAVLFVFLWPVTMLSTIGHSARRGKPAKSWRRTLVQRPLRFLFQTCFLVLGFLVKVKGKKATRNEAPIFVTAPHSTFFDAIACVVAGLPSVVSASQNARIPVAGKFLLSTQPVLVTREDPNSRKTTRDEILKRVTAEGEWPQIMIFPEGVCTNRTCLITFKLGAFSPGVPVQPVLLRYPNRLDTVTWTWQGFTAFQLCMLTLSQPFTRVEVEFMPVYIPSDQEKKDPILFANAVRVNMANALGVPVTDHTYEDCKLMISAGNLQLPMEAGLVEFTKISRKLKLDWDSIHQHLDEYAAIAVASKGGKIGIEEFARYLQLPISEPFRQLFALFDRNNDGSIDFREYVVGLTVLCNPANTDKIVRMSFKLFDLDEDGFITQPELAAILQAAFGVTDLDVSSLFQGIARRNSEYISYKNFRKFALKHPVYANLFKSYLELQAAYIYTLPQEQV; this is encoded by the coding sequence ATGTCTCCGCTCTCCTCCTCGGACTGGGGGGCGGACGGGTGGGGGTCCTCCGGCAGTCTGCTGAGGAGCAGGTCCCTGTACCCGCCCGCGGTGGCCAACCCCTTCCTGCAGCAGACGCACATCAGCGCGTGGCGCTGGGCCTCCATGCTCCTCCTGGGCACTGTGCTGGTGCCGGTGCGGGTGTCCTGCATGGCCGTCCTCTTCGTCTTCCTCTGGCCCGTGACCATGCTGTCCACCATAGGCCACTCCGCTCGCCGAGGCAAGCCCGCCAAGAGCTGGAGGAGAACCCTGGTGCAGCGACCCCTCCGGTTCCTGTTCCAGACGTGCTTCCTGGTGTTAGGGTTCCTGGTGAAAGTGAAAGGGAAGAAGGCCACCCGGAACGAGGCCCCCATCTTCGTCACCGCTCCGCACTCCACCTTCTTCGACGCCATCGCCTGTGTGGTGGCTGGGTTACCCTCCGTGGTCTCCGCGAGCCAAAACGCGCGCATCCCGGTGGCTGGGAAATTCCTGCTGTCGACCCAGCCGGTGCTGGTGACGCGAGAGGACCCCAACTCCAGGAAGACGACCCGGGATGAAATCCTGAAGCGAGTGACCGCCGAAGGGGAGTGGCCGCAGATCATGATTTTCCCAGAAGGCGTGTGTACCAATCGCACGTGTCTGATCACGTTTAAACTCGGGGCCTTCTCCCCAGGGGTCCCCGTGCAGCCGGTGCTGCTCAGGTACCCCAACCGCCTGGACACGGTGACCTGGACCTGGCAGGGCTTTACCGCCTTCCAGCTCTGCATGCTGACCCTGAGCCAGCCCTTCACCAGGGTAGAGGTGGAGTTCATGCCTGTGTACATCCCAAGTGACCAAGAAAAAAAGGACCCCATCCTTTTCGCCAATGCAGTGCGGGTCAACATGGCAAATGCCCTGGGGGTGCCCGTGACCGACCACACGTACGAAGACTGCAAGCTAATGATCAGCGCGGGTAACCTTCAGCTCCCCATGGAAGCTGGCTTGGTGGAATTCACGAAAATCAGCCGGAAGTTGAAGTTGGATTGGGATAGCATTCACCAGCATTTGGATGAGTATGCTGCAATCGCAGTTGCCTCCAAAGGAGGGAAGATAGGAATTGAAGAATTTGCGCGTTATTTACAACTCCCGATTTCAGAGCCCTTCAGACAACTGTTCGCCCTTTTTGACAGGAATAACGACGGCAGCATAGACTTCAGAGAGTACGTGGTAGGGCTGACGGTCCTGTGCAATCCCGCCAACACGGACAAGATTGTGCGAATGTCGTTTAAGCTCTTTGATCTTGACGAGGACGGTTTCATAACACAACCGGAGCTGGCTGCGATCCTTCAGGCAGCCTTTGGAGTGACCGACCTTGATGTTTCCAGTCTCTTTCAGGGAATAGCTAGACGGAACTCAGAGTACATTTCGTACAAGAACTTTAGGAAATTTGCTTTGAAGCATCCAGTATATGCCAATCTATTTAAGTCATATTTAGAACTCCAGGCGGCCTATATATATACATTACCACAAGAACAAGTTTAA